CGCAAGAGACGCTATCGGGTCATCGAATGTGTAAGCTTAACTTTGCATCAGGCCCGAAGGAACACGGGATTGACACAGATCGGGCGACGAACAGAAACAGATGGCTGCATAAACGATGGAATGCGGTTTATTTCCGACTAACTCCAGCAATGGATGCCCGCTGCGTAAGCCTCAATCTATCTGCCCCCGGGGATCCCGCGATCAACACTGCCGTCAAGTCTCTCGAGCAGCCCCACCGCTCAACTGTACGAGGTCCATGCCCGATCCCAATGGCTACCGCTAACGGCCATGACGTTGAAATGATCCCACGGAACAATTGGGGGGGTGTTGGCAGGCGTACGTAtgcttttttgttttttgtcAGGAGGGGGGGGCCAATGATTCGTCGCTGGCACGCCCAGTCTGCATTCTGCCAGTCGACCCACCCTACTCGTTTaggctttttttttggctACGGCGCCAAGGTGGATCGCCAAAAGTGCCCCGTTTGTCAGCAGTTCCTCTGGCTGCATCTTTAGCAGCTCGCGTCCGATCCGCGGAGAGAAGGACCACCACTCGGCCGGGAGCTCACTGCGCGTGTTCCGCACCGAAGCCCCGTCCGTCAGCTCGCctcgctgctgccgccggctACGGTCGCCCGGTTGGCCTGCTCGAGCCAgagctcgtcgatgcccTGGGCGCCGGCCTGCACGTTTCCCTTGCGCGAGTTCTTCACCTCCATATCCGCCGCGACGATGCTCATGCGTCGGATCCTCTCCGTGGCGTCCCGCTCGTAGGCATCAATCGTGTCCAGGACCAATCTTTGCAAAGTCGCTCGGGGGTTCGGAGACACGGCGACCAACGTCTGTGGCTCGTGCGTTAGCACTGTGCGAATACACGCCCCCGGCCGGGGGCCGCGGACACACATGTTCAGACTCACCTTGTCGATTGTGTTGATGCGGGCTTGCAAAACGCCGCTCCGAATCatgccgaggagctcgtcgacgagcggcTTGCCGGGCACCGCAAAAGCCGCCTCCAGGCTGCCCAGGGTAACGCAGGAGAAGGGGATAAAGTATTGCACGATGCACTTGCTCCGGATCTGGGAGTAGAGCGTGGGCACGTGCTTCTGGAGGTAAATGTCCAGGAGGTAGTCGGCGCGGTAGGCCTCCAGGATTGCGAGGCACGCCGAGTACCGGCCATTGACAAATAGCGAGATTGCCTTGCGGATGTGAGGCTCCAGCTCCAGGAACGTCCGGAAACTCTGGTTGTCCAGGACGCGGGCCTGCAGGTCCTTACGGTCCATTGTCGCGAGAGACAGGAGACCGCCATACACCGCCACGTCGTTGGGGCTCGCGATGGTCTTGTACTCCGCGCCCTCCTTGCCGGCGTCGGTCTGCAGGAAGCTCTTGGCCGCGTCCTCGAACTtctcgaggcccaggagggCGATGCCCGAGACAATCTTGACGTACGGCTGCAggctcttctcttcctcggcgttgTGGATGCCCGTGATCTTGCTGAGGTTGGCAATGACCATGGGCCACTCCCGGCGCTGCAGCGTCACGCTGACGAGGTGCttgccgacgtcgatgatGTGCTTCGACGTGCTGACATCCGGCCGCATGCGGCTGTAGGCCTCGCCGGCATTGTTGAGATCACCAATCTGCTCAAAgtggcggccgaggtcttCGTTTCCCATCTGTCACTCCCGTCAGTTTCGGTGGACTCTTTTGtcgcgggcgacggcgatgacctTACCCGAATGCTCTCCTTAATGAGGTTCATCTTATACCCCTTCAGCTCGCTCTCCAGTTGGTGAGTCTTGGCCTTGTTGGCCCTCTCCGTGGTTTCGACCCATTCCTGATCGAACGAGGCCTCTGGCTCGTTGGGGGCGGCGATGTGGATGCACTCAAAAGCATCGCGGTAACGCTGGACGTCTAcgccctccttggcctcggcgatggcagCCTTCAGGGCGTCAACACAGAGCGGCACGCAGCTCCGGCCGATGAGAAAGAGACGTTCGAAGCGGGTACGGCCTGAAGCAGGTGATCAGAAGTTGTCTCCtgggggcggcggagccTTGGCAGACAGGCACGCGATGAGGGGCGGAgacccggggggggggagggggggctgaGCGTCTGTGGGCAGCGAGGCACAGTTTACGAGAAACTGGGTTGAGACGGGCTGAAGGGAGATGAACACATACCTTCATAGTTCTGTATGTACAGATCAAGGTCGAGCTTGGGGATATCTGAAGAGTGGCAGAAAGTAGTACCGTTAGCAGGCCGCGCGTCTTGGCACTGATTTCCTATTTGAGACGGTTGGACTGGAAAAGGGGGCCAGGCACGGCACGCCGAGTTGAGGCTCAGCTCGGACGCCGGCACGGCTTGGACGACGCACCTCGCACAATGACACCGCCCTGATCGTCCATCTGCGTGAAAAAGGCCAACAGGGCGTTGGAGTCGGCGTTGGCGCCAGCCATGATGGGAGATTGTGATATCGTACTAGGCGACTCGTTGAATGGACCCGTGCGCACTCCGCGTAATCTTGCTCGGACGACAGTTAGCaggtggggagggggccaGGCTGTGTGGCAGACTGCGCATCAGCGTGAACgctgaagaaggggagggatggtgtggtgtgtggaGGGCGGTGCGGCGTGCGGTGACGGACGTCTCCGACGTCACCAATTACGGGCCAGAGTCAAACAGTGGTGGTGGAATGCGTAGAAGATTGCAATGAGGGGCTTTGCGGTCTGTCAGGGTTGTGACATTCGGGGAGATGGCTACTCCCGGCAGTAGACGGGGGGATAGCAGTGACATTCGGAGAGAGGGGccggtcggcggcgaggcggtacggcggcgagcaggcgTGCTTGCTTGCAAGGTGCCAGGCGGGAGGGAAAGCGGCAGTCACTCACCTCgttcgttgtcgttgtcgtcccGTGTGTGACTCGTTGGcgggtgggggggggatagAGGACGAGACACTGTCCGTCGTGTATCGCACTAGGGGATGCGCGGGCTTCGCGTGGGACGGGACAGTCCTGGAGAGGGTGATGTTGGTGGTGGTcaaaggcggcgaggaagtgTGAAGGACGATGGGCTCTGACGGGCGATGAGGTTGGCGCCTGCAGCGAATGAGAATGAGGCACAGGCGGTAGTGGTGACACAGCCGGACGTTTTATTGCGGGGTAATTTCAATAACGAGGGATTGGGGGAGCCCCGTCTCGCAGCACTAGTGCCTGAACTCTACTTATTACCCAAGTCGGTAGGCAGCAGCGATAGTATGGAACGGGATAGGAGAGAATGAGAATgttgagagggggggggaataCAGCAATGACAGCGGTCATCTGGTTGCATATCTGTGTCGATGATTGGCAGCACGGTGCGGCAGTCGGTCGATCACAAGGATCAGGCACATTTGTCTTGGCGATTTGCTGTCCCCCACGGTATACTGTACTCTGTAGAGATTTTCGGCGGAATACCCGCTGTAACCACGACGAGCAGGGGGACCGATCAGACGGGACATGGATTGTTGCTTCAGCAAAGCCTACGGACACGAAGACTAGAACCCAATTCTGGGGGACATGAGCCGCGGCCTCGACTCCGTTGGTGCACTGATTCGTTTGATGACCGAGCGCGAGAAGGGCTGACTGATggggccgtcggcggcatggcAGCATCGAAATTGGGCCAGTTGACACGGGAGTCAGGAGTCGACTCATGGTCCAGGACCAGCATCATTCACGGCTGGGGCTGGGAGCAGAGGCCGCATCGAGCCAGAGTAGCACGCACGTTGCAAACGAGCAGGAGGCGTGCTCGGCAGAAAGACCAGACATCGTGGAACGTACCCAACTTGACAGACACAGGGGTCGGTAGTTGACCGAGGATCTGTTCCTGTGTTGTGCTTTTGGGCCATGCGCGCGCAGGACATGAATGCAGCTTGGCCGGCCCATCTTACGTGGACAGATTCCATGGCAGCAGGCCGCTCAATTAGAATATTGGTCGTGGGctgcggcgtcggcggcggccgtcgattCCTCTCAATCCCACGGTACAGTACAGGTTTCCATCAACGAGGTGGGTTGCGCTTGATTTCGGAACGAGGGAGAGGGCAAACGATCCTTGCTGGCCAGTCTCGGATTCAGCACGAGTTTCCAGTGTATGGTTCCCGGTGACGGCGTCCTGATTCGCTGGAGGTTGAGTTGCGCCGTCGGGGCAAAGGTTGAAAGTGCGAGGTGCTCGGGTTTTGGTCGCCGTGCCATAGCAGGCTCGGTCCCAAAGTTCAGGTTGGGACCACCTATATCGCCAGAGCAGGGTCAGGGCcctgggggggggaagggggggcagATGCGGCACCGGGGGAATTGAGGGAGTTATTACGATAAGCTGAGTTATTTCACCAACATTACACGGGTTTGGCCCAATGTGAGAGCGAGTACTGTACAGGTAGTCACGGCTTGTATCCGTAACACGATGCGGCGACATTTGGTGGTTGTGGGAAACTCTGCGTTTAGAACAGGAAGACCTGCTCGGGACAATCCGACCACCACCATTATCAGGACCTTGCTGTGAGCTATCCTCAGCACCCAGTAAACGTTGGTATTGCCGTCGCTCGCGTCACTCTTGCTGGTGGAGACAGGTGCAGGGTTACGGTCGGGTCGGGTGGCCCCTGCCCTAGGCACCTACATAGTAGGTAACGCTGAGATACGGCCTGCACCTCCAACCCAAAGCTGACTCTCCGACACTGGGCACAAAGGGGGGACCGAGGAGTTACAGTAGCAAAGATCGAGGCAGCTGACCCAGATCCAAATCCAGATCACCAAGAAAAAACCTGCCGAGCGGCCCTCGCCTCATGCGAAGCATCTGTAGCAGGCCGTAGTGCCTTGATTGCCTTTTCGATTCACCTCTAGTTGGTGGAGCGCAGGTAggcggtacgtacctgctCGGCTGCAAAATCAATCCTGGCGACGCCCTGGGTGTgtcttcccccttcccctgcACCTTCGCACAGCGACTTGTTCTGACAGTGCGATCCACAATAACGGCCCTTGCTGCGCTCCTAGTGGCCGGCACATGCATTGAGACGCTTTCTCAcccttctccttttttttttttttttgtgcAATGTGTTTTGCGGAAATAAccagagggagagagggagggaagaaaggCAACGTGGCCGCTGGTTTCCTTGATTTTCTGGCATCCGTTCACTCCTGGGGCGTGTGCCAGAGACGGAAAGCCTAGAGAGTCGGCGGCCGACCACGGTGGATTTTGGTCGGTTCTGCCATCAAAAAAACCGCCAAAAGAACGCCGACACTTGGGAGCATCCAGATATCCCTATATCCATCTGAGGCTCCCAGCAATTCGATGCATGTTGTCAAGACAAGCGCAAGCGCGAAGGGGCGGGGTGGAAGTCTTGGCAAACGATGGAAATCGAACATGCCAAGACTTGAGGACCCAGGAAGCTCTTGTCTTGCTGGTGTGCACCCTCGCACCCCACTGTTGGGCTGACGCGTTTGGTGGGAGCGACGGTGGGCTTGGCCTGGACTTGTTGCTTGGCTCAGAGGGACGTGGCCCGTGGATGCGATGCGGTGTGTGgttcctctcctcctcccccccctcctcttacGCACTCCTCCCACCCCCGTCCAAGTACCCCAAGCGtccgtccccccctcctcccccctaAACAGCGACCAGGGGACTCGGCTCCCTTCTCGTCCACGCCAATCTGAGAGCAGCACTCAGCGGAAAGAGAAAATTTGTCGTCGAAACACAACAAAGACACGTTCCCCAATGACGGATGCCAAGCCTTCAGAACCTCATCGTTCCCTCAGCCCTGTGCCCTGTTCGTTCTGTAGGGCGGCAGGCGGTCCATTTTGACAACGTCCCGTCCACCATGCGACGGTAATCCACAAACCGAAGGCCTTTATCGAATATTCCATGCGTCTTCGATTCCACCGCTCTGCATTCGCCGCCTGGGAGGTGGGGGGGGTAAGAGGGCGAGGGAAGAATCGCATGACATTTCCCGCAGTGAGGTGCATCCGCTGCGAGCCAAGGGCCCAAGGAAAGTTGTTATCGAAGGTTAGAGGCTAGAGGTTAGAGGGGTGACGGTCATAAGGGGGCGTGAAGCCGCTTGCACACCCAAACATGTCAACCTACCTCATGACTT
The genomic region above belongs to Colletotrichum higginsianum IMI 349063 chromosome 2, whole genome shotgun sequence and contains:
- a CDS encoding 26S proteasome subunit RPN7 produces the protein MAGANADSNALLAFFTQMDDQGGVIVRDIPKLDLDLYIQNYEGRTRFERLFLIGRSCVPLCVDALKAAIAEAKEGVDVQRYRDAFECIHIAAPNEPEASFDQEWVETTERANKAKTHQLESELKGYKMNLIKESIRMGNEDLGRHFEQIGDLNNAGEAYSRMRPDVSTSKHIIDVGKHLVSVTLQRREWPMVIANLSKITGIHNAEEEKSLQPYVKIVSGIALLGLEKFEDAAKSFLQTDAGKEGAEYKTIASPNDVAVYGGLLSLATMDRKDLQARVLDNQSFRTFLELEPHIRKAISLFVNGRYSACLAILEAYRADYLLDIYLQKHVPTLYSQIRSKCIVQYFIPFSCVTLGSLEAAFAVPGKPLVDELLGMIRSGVLQARINTIDKTLVAVSPNPRATLQRLVLDTIDAYERDATERIRRMSIVAADMEVKNSRKGNVQAGAQGIDELWLEQANRATVAGGSSEAS